CATTTCAGGAGTTGCCCACTCGGGCATATATTTACCGGAAAGCCTATTAAATTGTACTCTAGCAGCATATTTGTCCGATGATTTGTCTTCAGAATCACTTTCTTCTAAGGGATTCAGCCAGCTTGTGGTATTGGTACGACGGTCCCAAAAATAGTACGCTTGTGCATTTTTGTCCCAAATTGCCGCTACTTGTTGATCCTCCGACCAAGCTATAGATGGTTGACTGGCAGATTCCTCTGTACCAGAAGTAGCAGGCTCAGAATCATTGGCAACATATTTCGATTTTTCTGGCACAGGCTCATCTGGAAGTGGAGGTTGACTTTCTGACCCTTCTTGAACTGGAGGTTGATACTCTTCAGGCACCGGTTCGTCTGGGAGTGGAGGTTGACtttcaaatccttcttGACCTGGTTGTTGATAATCTCCAGGCACAGGCTCATCCGGAAGAGGAGGTTGGGTGTCGTGTTCTTTTTGAGCTGCTTGCCGATACTCTTCAGGCACCGGTTCTTCTGGAAGTGGAGGTTGGCTTTCGGATCCTCCTTTATTGTGCTTTAAAGTTTCTTCTGAGGGAGGACGAAGAGTATCTTGCTTTGGCAAAGATTCAGTTCGACTAAAATCTGTTTCCTTGCTAGGTTCTAATGATGCTTGTGATTTGGCATTCTTATCTTCAAAAGTAGTTATGTCCTTTTCCTGTTCCATCGAGCCTAAAGACCGGGTATCCTGGAAATCCTTCTTCTCCAACAGAGTAGTGTTTTTTTCACCTTGTATATTTTCAgaaatatttgtttttatatttaaattttcctCCATTTGAAACCTTTTGTCAGATCTAAAACCAATTGGATTTGTTGGCTACAAAAGACTTCTTTTGGTGAAACGTCGGGTCAAAAAGTACAAAAGGCAAATGAGTTTCAGCgaacaaaaaagcaaataattAATAAGTTATgtaatttgaaaaaggaatgaacCTCAATACAAATCtaaatttggtttttcttttctgaaGACGCTTGACTGTATAATGATCTTCGTAAGACA
The nucleotide sequence above comes from Schizosaccharomyces osmophilus chromosome 3, complete sequence. Encoded proteins:
- a CDS encoding SOCG_03062-like, conserved protein is translated as MEENLNIKTNISENIQGEKNTTLLEKKDFQDTRSLGSMEQEKDITTFEDKNAKSQASLEPSKETDFSRTESLPKQDTLRPPSEETLKHNKGGSESQPPLPEEPVPEEYRQAAQKEHDTQPPLPDEPVPGDYQQPGQEGFESQPPLPDEPVPEEYQPPVQEGSESQPPLPDEPVPEKSKYVANDSEPATSGTEESASQPSIAWSEDQQVAAIWDKNAQAYYFWDRRTNTTSWLNPLEESDSEDKSSDKYAARVQFNRLSGKYMPEWATPEMKSEEYKAHKHMGQFFDVDTAMSSTQGKSLLEERRNRKYTRKEMEEMKKRNKEKKEQKRRAMFDIASDDKDFRRRKIIRY